The Elusimicrobiota bacterium genome includes a region encoding these proteins:
- a CDS encoding LapA family protein: MYISLLISLLFFVLSAVFALQNSTMAVVRFLLWQFNIQIALLILIAFFLGFLSHMLLSLPHRLKVKKKLFENKIKIKKLQEDLSKYRNMLLGSRKL; encoded by the coding sequence ATGTATATTTCTTTGTTAATTTCATTATTATTTTTTGTTCTTTCTGCAGTATTTGCCTTGCAGAATTCCACGATGGCGGTAGTAAGGTTTCTTTTGTGGCAGTTTAATATTCAGATCGCGCTTTTAATTTTGATAGCTTTTTTTCTCGGTTTTTTATCTCATATGCTTCTTTCACTGCCTCATAGGCTAAAGGTAAAAAAGAAACTTTTTGAAAATAAGATAAAAATCAAAAAATTGCAGGAAGATCTCAGCAAATACAGGAATATGCTTTTGGGCTCAAGAAAATTATGA